Proteins encoded in a region of the Streptomyces sp. NBC_00258 genome:
- a CDS encoding response regulator transcription factor: MTIRVLLADDQALLRATFRILIDSCDDMEVVGEATDGKEAVELTHTHRPDVVLMDIRMPGSDGLGATTAICADPDLSGTRVLILTTFETDEYVARALRAGASGFLGKDVTADVLLDGIRTVSVGESLLSPLATRSLITRFLAAPAPADRLATPERLATLTSRERQVMALAAEGRSNDEIAESLVVSPLTVRTHVHRAMTKLGARDRAQLVVIAYQSGLVQAPPPAS; this comes from the coding sequence ATGACCATCCGCGTCCTGCTCGCCGACGACCAAGCCCTGCTGAGAGCGACCTTCCGGATCCTGATCGACTCCTGCGACGACATGGAGGTGGTCGGCGAGGCCACGGACGGCAAGGAGGCGGTCGAACTCACCCACACACACCGCCCCGACGTCGTGCTCATGGACATCCGGATGCCCGGCTCGGACGGTCTGGGCGCCACCACCGCGATCTGCGCCGACCCGGATCTCTCGGGCACTCGGGTCCTCATCCTCACGACCTTCGAGACCGACGAGTACGTGGCCCGGGCCCTGCGCGCCGGCGCGAGCGGCTTCCTCGGCAAGGACGTCACCGCCGATGTGCTCCTCGACGGCATCCGGACGGTGTCCGTCGGCGAGTCCCTGCTCTCCCCGCTCGCCACGCGCTCCCTCATCACCCGTTTCCTCGCCGCCCCCGCACCCGCCGACCGGCTGGCGACACCCGAGCGCCTCGCCACTCTCACCTCCCGCGAACGGCAGGTCATGGCGCTGGCAGCCGAGGGCAGGTCCAACGACGAGATCGCCGAGAGCCTCGTCGTCAGCCCCCTGACCGTACGTACGCACGTGCATCGCGCGATGACGAAGCTGGGCGCCCGCGACCGGGCCCAACTGGTCGTCATCGCCTACCAGTCCGGACTCGTGCAGGCCCCGCCGCCCGCGTCCTGA
- a CDS encoding DUF1775 domain-containing protein, which produces MSLSINGRRVALTGAAALTAVLALAGPASAHTEVEADKAQALAENVTLTVVCEAESATAGFREVRVVLPEGIAPADVTLEEAPKGWQLKATDDGYVVGGTPLKTGVDAEYKVRIRQLPDVEEVAFKTIDTYSDGKVSRWIELPKGGEEPEQPAPLLKLKAAAPGAKPLAPSPTASPTPSPTPSVTATPSESGATAAAADATKDDDGTPMSLVVGGVVVAVLVLGGGAWWLTNRRASASGS; this is translated from the coding sequence GTGTCCCTGTCCATCAACGGGCGTCGTGTCGCACTGACCGGCGCCGCCGCACTCACGGCCGTCCTCGCGCTCGCCGGTCCCGCCTCGGCGCACACGGAGGTCGAGGCCGACAAGGCGCAGGCCCTCGCCGAGAACGTCACCCTCACCGTCGTCTGTGAGGCGGAGTCCGCCACCGCGGGCTTCCGCGAGGTGCGCGTCGTGCTGCCCGAGGGGATCGCACCGGCCGACGTCACGCTCGAAGAGGCCCCCAAGGGCTGGCAGTTGAAGGCCACCGACGACGGTTACGTCGTGGGCGGCACCCCTCTCAAGACCGGCGTCGACGCCGAGTACAAGGTCAGGATCCGCCAGCTCCCGGACGTCGAGGAAGTGGCGTTCAAGACCATCGACACCTACAGCGACGGGAAGGTCTCGCGCTGGATCGAGCTGCCCAAGGGCGGTGAGGAGCCCGAACAGCCCGCCCCGCTCCTGAAGTTGAAGGCGGCGGCACCGGGCGCGAAGCCGCTCGCTCCCAGCCCGACCGCGAGCCCGACGCCCAGCCCGACCCCGTCGGTCACCGCGACGCCTTCCGAGTCCGGGGCCACCGCGGCCGCGGCCGACGCGACGAAGGACGACGACGGAACGCCCATGAGCCTCGTCGTCGGCGGGGTGGTCGTGGCGGTGCTGGTCCTCGGTGGCGGAGCGTGGTGGCTGACGAACCGCCGCGCTTCCGCATCAGGGAGCTGA
- a CDS encoding ATP-binding protein, giving the protein MFGLSPTPASVGVARRNVRELLSEWGTSPETCDNAVLVTSELVTNALTHTASEWIVCRLRTAGGRLHIEVEDQNRGLTLPAQRSAGPDDQGGRGLMLVGMVSTDWGVKDSANGAGRVVWAVLPSPPVPSPSSPPVTLRSVPPQPTSSESREPASTGRAPTTHLTRPNPHSAEGHLPHGTAARP; this is encoded by the coding sequence GTGTTCGGACTCTCCCCGACCCCCGCCTCGGTGGGAGTGGCCCGCAGGAACGTGCGCGAACTGCTGAGCGAATGGGGCACGAGCCCCGAAACCTGCGACAACGCCGTCCTCGTGACCTCCGAGCTGGTCACCAACGCGCTCACGCACACGGCGAGCGAGTGGATCGTCTGCAGACTGCGCACCGCGGGCGGGCGGCTCCACATCGAGGTCGAGGACCAGAACCGCGGCCTGACGCTCCCCGCACAGCGCAGCGCGGGCCCCGACGACCAGGGCGGCCGCGGACTGATGCTCGTCGGCATGGTCAGCACCGACTGGGGCGTCAAGGACAGCGCGAACGGTGCCGGACGCGTGGTCTGGGCCGTCCTGCCCTCCCCGCCGGTGCCGTCGCCGTCCTCCCCGCCGGTGACGTTGCGGTCGGTGCCGCCGCAGCCGACGTCGTCGGAGTCACGAGAACCCGCCTCCACCGGGCGCGCGCCCACCACGCACCTCACCCGGCCCAACCCCCACTCGGCCGAAGGACACCTGCCTCATGGAACTGCAGCACGCCCCTGA
- a CDS encoding helix-turn-helix domain-containing protein, with product MTAETDWGGAPSVLRMILGRQLEELRTRAGLTFEEAGAAIGVSHSTIRRMEAAKVARLRLPDAEKLLQVYGVTDQQEIDTFLKSVREANKRGWWHTYRDVLPDWFSAYLSLEQAALQIRAYEAQFVHGLLQTEEYARALLGAGNPHAATEATERRVALRMRRQELLSRPSPPRVWIVMDETVLRWPVGGPEVMRAQIDHLIAVNSLPQVTLQIMPFKNGPHPAMRAGAFHLFRFRARELPDIVYLNGLVGAVYLDKDDDVVVYREALDRLGAQATPARKTEALLGAIRKEL from the coding sequence GTGACCGCGGAAACCGACTGGGGCGGCGCGCCCTCCGTCCTGCGCATGATCCTCGGCAGGCAGCTGGAGGAGCTGCGCACCCGCGCCGGACTGACGTTCGAGGAGGCGGGTGCGGCGATCGGGGTCAGTCACTCCACGATCCGCCGGATGGAAGCCGCCAAGGTGGCCCGGCTCAGGCTCCCGGACGCCGAGAAACTGCTCCAGGTGTACGGCGTGACGGACCAGCAGGAGATCGACACCTTCCTGAAATCGGTCCGCGAGGCCAACAAGCGCGGCTGGTGGCACACCTACCGTGACGTGCTGCCGGACTGGTTCTCGGCCTATCTGAGCCTGGAGCAGGCGGCGCTGCAGATCCGCGCGTACGAGGCCCAGTTCGTGCACGGTCTGCTGCAGACCGAGGAGTACGCCCGCGCTCTGCTGGGCGCCGGGAATCCGCACGCCGCGACCGAGGCCACGGAGCGCAGGGTCGCGCTGCGCATGCGGCGCCAGGAACTGCTGTCCCGGCCCTCGCCACCCCGCGTGTGGATCGTGATGGACGAGACCGTACTGCGCTGGCCGGTCGGCGGACCCGAGGTGATGCGCGCCCAGATCGACCATCTGATCGCGGTCAACTCGCTACCCCAAGTGACATTGCAGATCATGCCGTTCAAGAACGGCCCGCATCCGGCGATGCGGGCGGGGGCTTTCCATCTCTTCCGGTTCCGGGCACGCGAGCTGCCGGACATCGTCTACCTCAACGGTCTGGTGGGCGCTGTCTATCTGGACAAGGACGACGACGTCGTGGTCTATCGCGAGGCTCTGGACCGGCTGGGCGCGCAGGCGACGCCCGCCAGAAAGACCGAGGCTCTCCTCGGTGCGATTCGCAAGGAGCTCTGA
- a CDS encoding DUF397 domain-containing protein: MPSRELGTRGWYKPWSDDAGGACVEAKKLGDGRVALRQSTDPDGPALVFTPREMTSFLAGVKAGAADFLL; the protein is encoded by the coding sequence ATGCCCTCCCGGGAACTCGGCACACGCGGCTGGTACAAGCCGTGGAGCGACGACGCGGGCGGCGCCTGCGTCGAGGCGAAGAAGCTCGGCGACGGCCGGGTCGCACTGCGCCAGTCGACCGATCCCGACGGTCCCGCGCTGGTTTTCACGCCTCGCGAGATGACGAGTTTCCTGGCCGGCGTGAAGGCGGGTGCCGCCGACTTCCTGCTTTGA
- a CDS encoding SAM-dependent methyltransferase — translation MPENGWPADRIDTENAHSARIYDYILGGKDYYPSDKEAGDAMSREWPALPIHMKANRDWMNRAVAWLAKEAGIRQFLDIGTGIPTSPNLHEIAQSVAPESRVVYVDNDPIVLTLSQGLLASTPEGKTAYIEADFQHPEAVLDSPEFRETLDLDKPVALTVIAIVHFVLDEDDAVGIVRRLLEPLPSGSYLAMSIGTAEFAPEDVGRVAREYAARNMPMRLRTIDEADEFFEGLELVEPGIVQVHKWHPDATSGEGIRDEDIAMYGAVARKP, via the coding sequence TTGCCCGAAAACGGATGGCCGGCCGACCGGATCGACACCGAGAACGCCCACTCGGCACGCATCTACGACTACATCCTCGGCGGTAAGGACTACTACCCGTCCGACAAGGAGGCGGGCGACGCCATGTCGCGGGAGTGGCCCGCCCTGCCGATCCACATGAAGGCCAACCGCGACTGGATGAACCGCGCGGTGGCCTGGCTGGCGAAGGAGGCGGGGATACGCCAGTTCCTGGACATCGGGACCGGCATCCCCACCTCGCCGAACCTCCACGAGATCGCCCAGTCGGTCGCCCCCGAGTCACGGGTCGTCTACGTCGACAACGACCCCATCGTCCTCACCCTCTCCCAGGGGCTGCTGGCCAGCACGCCCGAGGGGAAGACGGCGTACATCGAGGCCGACTTCCAGCACCCGGAGGCCGTGCTCGACTCCCCCGAGTTCCGCGAGACGCTCGACCTGGACAAGCCGGTCGCGCTGACCGTGATCGCGATCGTCCACTTCGTCCTGGACGAGGACGACGCGGTCGGCATCGTGCGCCGCCTCCTGGAGCCCCTCCCCTCCGGCAGCTATCTCGCGATGTCCATCGGCACCGCCGAGTTCGCGCCCGAGGACGTGGGGCGGGTCGCCCGCGAGTACGCGGCGCGGAACATGCCCATGCGGTTGCGCACGATCGACGAGGCCGACGAGTTCTTCGAGGGCCTCGAACTCGTCGAGCCCGGCATCGTCCAGGTGCACAAGTGGCATCCGGATGCCACGAGTGGTGAGGGGATCAGGGACGAGGACATCGCGATGTACGGAGCGGTGGCCCGTAAGCCGTAG
- a CDS encoding M81 family metallopeptidase, producing MPQPRTPVARPLIAIAGLGIESSTFSPARTEAPAFHPQRGADVLTRYPFLAPGTPLRDAAEWRGALVGKALPGGTVTAAAYAELADELIARLGELEDLDGLWFDIHGAMTVEGVDDAEAVLLARVRETVGPDVIVSTSMDLHGNVSLELAHLSDLITCYRMAPHEDAMETKERAARNLVDLLTTGVPRPVKAWIPVPVLLAGEQTSTRIEPAKSVYAAVDEVEATQGVTDAAIWVGYAWADEPRNRAAVVVTGPSREAVTAGAERLARGFWEARHDFAFVAPTGTLDDCLDEALAAPEANRPYFISDTGDNPTAGGAGDVTWGLERVLSRPEFKEPSGPTVIYASLPGPAAVETAVRAGVGATVTVTAGAEVDDRHAGPLTMTGVVHAIRHGDPHAQMEVVLRVGSVHVILTALRKPYHHEHDFTDLELSPRTADIVLVKIGYLEPELFTMAADWKMALTPGGVDQNLLRLGHHRIHRPMYPFDREMPTPDLTARVIPPSNEQPAPR from the coding sequence ATGCCACAACCGCGTACCCCCGTCGCCCGTCCCCTGATCGCGATCGCCGGGCTCGGCATCGAGTCGTCGACGTTCTCGCCGGCCAGGACCGAGGCCCCCGCCTTCCACCCGCAGCGCGGCGCGGACGTCCTGACGCGCTATCCGTTCCTGGCGCCCGGAACGCCGTTGAGGGATGCCGCCGAGTGGCGCGGCGCGCTGGTCGGCAAGGCGCTGCCCGGCGGTACGGTGACGGCGGCCGCGTACGCCGAACTGGCGGACGAACTCATCGCGAGACTGGGGGAGTTGGAGGACCTCGACGGCCTCTGGTTCGACATCCACGGCGCGATGACGGTGGAGGGCGTCGACGACGCCGAGGCGGTCCTGCTCGCCCGGGTACGGGAGACGGTCGGCCCGGACGTCATCGTGTCCACCTCCATGGACCTGCACGGCAACGTCTCACTCGAACTCGCCCACCTGAGCGACCTGATCACCTGCTACCGCATGGCCCCGCACGAGGACGCCATGGAGACGAAGGAACGGGCGGCCCGCAACCTGGTGGATCTCCTCACGACCGGCGTGCCCCGCCCGGTCAAGGCCTGGATCCCGGTACCGGTGCTCCTGGCGGGCGAACAGACCTCCACCCGCATCGAACCCGCGAAGAGCGTGTACGCGGCCGTCGACGAGGTGGAGGCTACCCAGGGCGTCACGGACGCCGCGATCTGGGTCGGCTACGCCTGGGCGGACGAGCCGCGCAACCGGGCGGCGGTCGTCGTCACGGGCCCGTCGCGAGAGGCGGTCACGGCGGGCGCGGAACGGCTGGCGCGCGGCTTCTGGGAGGCACGCCACGACTTCGCCTTCGTCGCCCCGACGGGCACGCTGGACGACTGCCTGGACGAGGCACTGGCGGCCCCCGAGGCGAACCGGCCCTACTTCATCAGCGACACCGGCGACAACCCGACGGCGGGCGGCGCGGGCGACGTCACCTGGGGGCTCGAACGGGTGCTGTCCCGGCCCGAGTTCAAGGAACCGTCGGGACCGACGGTCATCTACGCCTCGCTCCCCGGCCCGGCCGCCGTGGAGACGGCGGTACGGGCGGGCGTCGGAGCGACCGTCACCGTCACGGCGGGCGCGGAGGTCGACGACCGGCACGCCGGCCCGCTCACCATGACCGGAGTGGTCCACGCGATCCGCCACGGCGACCCGCACGCCCAGATGGAGGTGGTGCTGCGCGTCGGCAGCGTGCACGTGATCCTCACCGCGCTGCGCAAGCCCTACCACCACGAACACGACTTCACCGACCTGGAGTTGTCGCCCCGCACGGCCGACATCGTCCTCGTCAAGATCGGCTACCTGGAACCCGAACTCTTCACCATGGCAGCCGACTGGAAGATGGCCCTCACCCCGGGCGGCGTCGACCAGAACCTCCTCCGCCTGGGCCACCACCGCATCCACCGCCCGATGTACCCGTTCGACAGGGAGATGCCCACCCCCGACCTGACGGCGAGAGTCATCCCCCCGTCGAACGAGCAACCCGCGCCCCGATAG
- a CDS encoding ROK family transcriptional regulator, with amino-acid sequence MSEKSAGHRRGVTGVSSLAESVLELLASGQASTRTELVALLGAAPSTISLTVGQLLAHGLVAEQGTRSSTGGRPRKVLRLGGSEGFAVAADLGGRHARVGVVLPGGGFTEVSTVPFATAEGPETALPALAETLETLAGRRGRELLRGVGLCLPGPVDVVPGVVTLPSRMPGWNRFPVRDWLEERFGVPAAIENDANCMAVGEHSVQPAERRQSIMVKMGSAIGAGVIADGKLYRGGTGAAGEITHVRVEAGHDIPCSCGNTGCLETVASGAALVRILRERGLDVASIEDVVRLASDADPEATRAVRQAGRYLGMVLSANVNFFNPDAVYLGGLLSTLEPFVAAVRSQLYEGCHPLVTKHLVIERASLGADAGLVGAGQFALQRALANALQAVTGTVAPTHH; translated from the coding sequence ATGTCTGAAAAAAGTGCGGGACACCGGAGGGGCGTCACGGGCGTCTCCTCGCTGGCCGAGAGCGTCCTCGAACTCCTCGCCTCGGGGCAGGCGTCGACCCGCACGGAACTCGTCGCTCTGCTCGGTGCCGCACCCTCGACGATCTCGCTCACGGTCGGCCAGCTCCTGGCGCACGGGCTGGTCGCCGAGCAGGGCACGCGTTCCTCGACCGGCGGGCGTCCGCGCAAGGTGCTGCGCCTCGGCGGGAGCGAGGGGTTCGCCGTCGCGGCCGACCTGGGCGGACGGCACGCGCGCGTCGGGGTCGTCCTGCCCGGCGGCGGGTTCACCGAGGTCTCCACCGTGCCGTTCGCGACGGCCGAGGGGCCCGAGACCGCGCTTCCGGCACTCGCCGAGACCCTGGAGACCCTCGCCGGGCGACGCGGCCGGGAACTGTTGCGCGGCGTCGGCCTCTGCCTCCCGGGTCCGGTCGACGTCGTGCCGGGTGTCGTCACGCTCCCCTCGCGCATGCCCGGCTGGAACCGCTTCCCCGTCCGGGACTGGCTGGAGGAGCGGTTCGGCGTACCGGCCGCGATCGAGAACGACGCCAACTGCATGGCCGTGGGCGAGCACAGCGTCCAGCCCGCCGAGCGCCGCCAGTCGATCATGGTGAAGATGGGCTCGGCGATCGGCGCGGGGGTCATCGCCGACGGGAAGCTGTACCGGGGTGGGACCGGCGCCGCCGGCGAGATCACCCACGTACGGGTCGAGGCGGGCCACGACATCCCCTGCTCCTGCGGCAACACCGGGTGTCTGGAGACCGTCGCCTCGGGCGCCGCGCTCGTCCGGATCCTGCGCGAGCGGGGCCTGGACGTCGCGTCCATCGAGGACGTCGTGCGGCTCGCGTCCGACGCCGATCCGGAGGCCACCCGGGCCGTCCGCCAGGCCGGCCGCTACCTCGGCATGGTCCTGTCCGCGAACGTCAACTTCTTCAACCCCGACGCCGTGTACCTCGGCGGCCTCCTCTCGACGCTCGAACCGTTCGTCGCCGCCGTCCGCAGTCAGCTGTACGAGGGATGCCACCCGCTGGTGACCAAGCACCTGGTGATCGAGCGGGCCAGCCTCGGCGCGGACGCGGGACTCGTGGGCGCGGGCCAGTTCGCACTCCAACGGGCCCTGGCGAACGCCCTCCAGGCCGTCACCGGCACCGTCGCCCCCACCCATCACTGA
- a CDS encoding peptide ABC transporter substrate-binding protein — MSPARTTLVACAVVSAGTLLLAGCSGTNDTSSASPDSIDYALPANFTPNWILPIGTAAHLNTNNRSIADSLWERLVAYDGSTGKIAWNKKASIATAADFASDGKSVKITLGDRSWSDGKPITSRDVEFWFNLIKANKAEWAGYNPGKAPDNWTSFKTVDDRHFTITFDKAYNSQWMLANEFSEITPLPQHVWDKTDASAQVSDADRTAAGAKKVWTYLNSAAKNISRYDKDALWKTLSGPYSVKSFATSGKVVLAANKKYDGGEKANIATVNLLPFTTADAEKNALRSGSVDYGYIEATDLDQKDRFTAQGYTVKPWSGWAITYMPYNFNNPAMGAVFKQLYARQAVQRSIDQTSLAKVIFNGTAVPGYGPVPQAQASDFVSQEQKDNPYPFSTSAAKSLLTGHGWQEKGGVMVCTDPGTGDAQCGEGVAEGTKFEMQVLSQSGSAVTDNMMSSIQSSLEKTGIKFSIKTAPVNSVLSQTPQCTSGQPICKWQLSFFGTAGSWYFNAFPTGDSLFQTKGGSNFGNYSNPDVDKLITASTTSSSSQAVQDYSAALAKDLPVIWLPAPDYQISVVKNGLGGFSQDSLANFHPAQWKWTR; from the coding sequence ATGTCCCCTGCTCGCACGACGCTCGTCGCCTGTGCCGTCGTCTCGGCGGGCACACTGCTGCTCGCGGGCTGCTCCGGGACGAACGACACGTCGTCCGCGTCCCCCGACTCCATCGACTACGCGCTGCCCGCGAACTTCACGCCGAACTGGATCCTGCCGATCGGTACGGCCGCGCACCTCAACACCAACAACAGGTCCATCGCCGACAGTCTGTGGGAGCGGCTCGTCGCGTACGACGGCTCCACCGGCAAGATCGCCTGGAACAAGAAGGCGTCCATCGCCACGGCCGCCGACTTCGCGTCCGACGGCAAGAGCGTCAAGATCACGCTGGGCGACCGCAGTTGGAGCGACGGCAAGCCGATCACCTCGCGGGACGTCGAGTTCTGGTTCAACCTCATCAAGGCGAACAAGGCGGAGTGGGCGGGCTACAACCCGGGCAAGGCGCCGGACAACTGGACGTCGTTCAAGACCGTCGACGACCGTCACTTCACGATCACCTTCGACAAGGCCTACAACTCCCAGTGGATGCTGGCCAACGAGTTCAGCGAGATCACTCCGCTGCCGCAGCACGTGTGGGACAAGACGGACGCCTCCGCGCAGGTGTCCGACGCCGACCGGACCGCCGCCGGCGCGAAGAAAGTCTGGACGTATCTGAACTCGGCCGCGAAGAACATCTCCCGCTACGACAAGGACGCGCTGTGGAAGACCCTCAGCGGCCCGTACTCGGTCAAGTCGTTCGCCACGTCCGGCAAGGTCGTGCTCGCCGCCAACAAGAAGTACGACGGCGGTGAGAAGGCGAACATCGCGACGGTGAACCTGCTCCCCTTCACGACGGCGGACGCCGAGAAGAACGCTCTGCGCTCCGGCAGCGTCGACTACGGCTACATCGAGGCGACCGACCTCGACCAGAAGGACCGGTTCACGGCGCAGGGCTACACGGTCAAGCCGTGGTCCGGCTGGGCGATCACCTACATGCCGTACAACTTCAACAACCCCGCCATGGGTGCGGTGTTCAAGCAGTTGTACGCGCGTCAGGCGGTCCAGCGGTCGATCGACCAGACGAGCCTGGCGAAGGTCATCTTCAACGGCACGGCCGTGCCCGGCTACGGCCCGGTCCCGCAGGCGCAGGCGTCCGACTTCGTCTCGCAGGAGCAGAAGGACAACCCGTACCCGTTCTCGACCTCGGCCGCCAAGTCCCTGCTGACCGGCCATGGTTGGCAGGAGAAGGGCGGGGTCATGGTCTGTACGGACCCGGGGACCGGGGACGCGCAGTGCGGTGAAGGCGTCGCAGAGGGAACGAAGTTCGAGATGCAGGTGCTGTCGCAGTCCGGCTCGGCCGTGACCGACAACATGATGAGCTCGATCCAGTCCTCGCTGGAGAAGACCGGCATCAAGTTCTCGATCAAGACCGCACCCGTCAACTCGGTGCTCTCGCAGACCCCGCAGTGCACCTCGGGCCAGCCGATCTGCAAGTGGCAGCTGTCCTTCTTCGGCACCGCGGGCAGCTGGTACTTCAACGCCTTCCCGACCGGCGACTCGCTGTTCCAGACCAAGGGCGGCTCGAACTTCGGCAACTACTCGAACCCCGACGTCGACAAGCTGATCACCGCGTCCACGACGTCCAGTTCGTCGCAGGCGGTCCAGGACTACAGCGCGGCCCTCGCGAAGGACCTGCCGGTCATCTGGCTCCCGGCGCCGGACTACCAGATCTCCGTCGTCAAGAACGGCCTCGGCGGCTTCTCGCAGGACTCGCTCGCCAACTTCCACCCGGCACAGTGGAAGTGGACCAGGTGA
- a CDS encoding ABC transporter permease, with translation MDTFLYLTRRVLQALVVILIVTVVVFCLLHALPGGPARGILGPQATAQQIAAFNHEQGLDRSLPVQYLYYLRTLLQGDLGTSYTLNEGVFQLIEQRLPKTLVLTVLSALVGLLLAIPLGMWQAVRRNKPVDYVITTVSFVAYATPVYFLGLVLVLVFTQWLDWFPSQAPQGETLADVFAQPGALVLPVVAGAASMVAVFSRYMRAATLENLQEDYVRTARAGGSRPRAILWRHVFRNSLTPVVAMLGYYVPVLFGGALVVEQLFNYPGMGLLFWSAAQSSDYPVLLGCVLVISVATVVGTLLADVVQRIIDPRVKAGRT, from the coding sequence ATGGACACCTTCCTCTACTTGACCCGGCGGGTCCTCCAGGCCCTCGTGGTGATCCTCATCGTCACGGTCGTGGTCTTCTGCCTGCTGCACGCGCTGCCCGGGGGTCCCGCACGCGGGATCCTCGGCCCGCAGGCGACGGCCCAGCAGATCGCGGCCTTCAACCACGAGCAGGGCCTGGACCGTTCGCTCCCCGTCCAGTACCTCTACTACCTGCGCACGCTGCTCCAGGGCGACCTCGGCACCTCGTACACGCTCAACGAGGGGGTCTTCCAGCTCATCGAGCAGCGACTGCCCAAGACGCTCGTCCTGACCGTGCTGTCCGCGCTCGTCGGGCTGCTGCTGGCGATCCCGCTGGGCATGTGGCAGGCGGTGCGGCGCAACAAGCCGGTGGACTACGTCATCACCACGGTGAGCTTCGTGGCGTACGCGACTCCCGTGTACTTCCTGGGACTTGTGCTCGTGCTCGTGTTCACCCAGTGGCTGGACTGGTTCCCCTCGCAGGCACCCCAGGGCGAGACGCTCGCCGACGTGTTCGCGCAACCGGGCGCCCTGGTACTGCCGGTGGTCGCGGGGGCCGCGTCGATGGTCGCCGTGTTCAGCCGGTACATGCGGGCGGCGACGCTGGAGAACCTCCAGGAGGACTACGTACGGACCGCGCGGGCCGGCGGTTCGCGGCCGCGCGCGATCCTCTGGCGGCACGTCTTCCGCAACTCCCTCACGCCCGTCGTCGCGATGCTCGGCTACTACGTGCCCGTGCTCTTCGGCGGTGCGCTCGTCGTCGAGCAGCTCTTCAACTACCCGGGAATGGGGCTGCTGTTCTGGAGCGCCGCGCAGTCCTCGGACTATCCGGTGCTGCTCGGCTGTGTGCTCGTCATCTCCGTCGCGACCGTCGTCGGCACGCTGCTCGCCGACGTCGTCCAGCGGATCATCGACCCTCGTGTGAAGGCGGGCCGGACATGA